The following are encoded in a window of Ricinus communis isolate WT05 ecotype wild-type chromosome 4, ASM1957865v1, whole genome shotgun sequence genomic DNA:
- the LOC8283913 gene encoding probable ribose-5-phosphate isomerase 4, chloroplastic isoform X2 — translation MASSSLMPTLAYSISPTNFKGITSTPNPWKFRRISFPIIRANSTLADSSSLLYAAKHTVDTHIKSGMVIGLGSGHASGMAIQYLGRQLRIGVLKDIVGIPMSIASASEAAKAGIRLDQYQDGSQIDFAFDDADVLEEDTLIAVVGRQKMQGEESFIQEKIWRRPSIGQAGPLGGDFPLVTREGHNVLDVIFTSPIQSLAEVAESLDKVDGVVDHGIISKFPCSAVIASDSGLYIVNNPSTDAETVVL, via the exons ATGGCATCGTCCTCATTAATGCCAACACTTGCATACTCTATTTCTCCTACTAATTTCAAGGGAATTACTTCAACCCCAAATCCATGGAAATTCAGAAGAATTTCTTTCCCCATTATTCGAGCAAACAGTACACTTGCTGACAGCTCTTCTCTCCTATATGCAGCCAAGCATACT GTTGATACACACATAAAAAGTGGCATGGTTATTGGATTAGGGTCTGGACACGCTTCTGGTATGGCTATACAGTATTTGGGTCGGCAACTTCGTATTGGTGTTTTAAAAGATATTGTAGGCATACCCAT GTCAATAGCAAGTGCAAGTGAAGCAGCAAAGGCAGGCATTCGTTTGGACCAATACCAAGATGGTTCTCAA ATTGATTTTGCATTTGACGATGCTGATGTTCTGGAAGAAGACACACTAATTGCAGTCGTTGGTCGCCAAAAAATGCAAGGTGAGGAGTCATTCATCCAAGAGAAG ATATGGAGAAGACCTTCTATAGGGCAAGCAGGTCCGCTTGGAGGTGACTTCCCTCTTGTTACTAGAGAAGGTCACAATGTTCTTGATGTCATCTTTACGTCTCCAATACAAAGTCTTG CTGAAGTGGCTGAAAGCCTTGACAAAGTTGATGGGGTTGTGGATCATGGAATCATTTCCAAGTTCCC ATGCAGTGCAGTGATTGCTTCTGATAGTGGGCTATACATTGTAAATAATCCCTCAACAGATGCAGAGACGGTTGTCTTGTGA
- the LOC8283913 gene encoding probable ribose-5-phosphate isomerase 4, chloroplastic isoform X1 codes for MASSSLMPTLAYSISPTNFKGITSTPNPWKFRRISFPIIRANSTLADSSSLLYAAKHTVDTHIKSGMVIGLGSGHASGMAIQYLGRQLRIGVLKDIVGIPMSIASASEAAKAGIRLDQYQDGSQIDFAFDDADVLEEDTLIAVVGRQKMQGEESFIQEKSILNAASRHVFMISEKQYKSRLDGSIPVLIQPLSWMETAEQIDDLFLGDAEIWRRPSIGQAGPLGGDFPLVTREGHNVLDVIFTSPIQSLAEVAESLDKVDGVVDHGIISKFPCSAVIASDSGLYIVNNPSTDAETVVL; via the exons ATGGCATCGTCCTCATTAATGCCAACACTTGCATACTCTATTTCTCCTACTAATTTCAAGGGAATTACTTCAACCCCAAATCCATGGAAATTCAGAAGAATTTCTTTCCCCATTATTCGAGCAAACAGTACACTTGCTGACAGCTCTTCTCTCCTATATGCAGCCAAGCATACT GTTGATACACACATAAAAAGTGGCATGGTTATTGGATTAGGGTCTGGACACGCTTCTGGTATGGCTATACAGTATTTGGGTCGGCAACTTCGTATTGGTGTTTTAAAAGATATTGTAGGCATACCCAT GTCAATAGCAAGTGCAAGTGAAGCAGCAAAGGCAGGCATTCGTTTGGACCAATACCAAGATGGTTCTCAA ATTGATTTTGCATTTGACGATGCTGATGTTCTGGAAGAAGACACACTAATTGCAGTCGTTGGTCGCCAAAAAATGCAAGGTGAGGAGTCATTCATCCAAGAGAAG TCAATTCTAAATGCAGCCAGTAGGCATGTTTTCATGATCTCAGAAAAGCAGTATAAAAGCCGTCTAGATGGTTCCATACCAGTTTTAATTCAACCC CTGAGCTGGATGGAAACTGCAGAACAGATAGATGATTTGTTTTTAGGTGATGCAGAG ATATGGAGAAGACCTTCTATAGGGCAAGCAGGTCCGCTTGGAGGTGACTTCCCTCTTGTTACTAGAGAAGGTCACAATGTTCTTGATGTCATCTTTACGTCTCCAATACAAAGTCTTG CTGAAGTGGCTGAAAGCCTTGACAAAGTTGATGGGGTTGTGGATCATGGAATCATTTCCAAGTTCCC ATGCAGTGCAGTGATTGCTTCTGATAGTGGGCTATACATTGTAAATAATCCCTCAACAGATGCAGAGACGGTTGTCTTGTGA